From the genome of Medicago truncatula cultivar Jemalong A17 chromosome 2, MtrunA17r5.0-ANR, whole genome shotgun sequence:
ctctctctctctctctctctctctctctctatatattgttttgatttttgtgccacTACCTAAATTTCTTTGTTAAATTTGGTTGTCTAACAAGTTGTCACaagaaatggttgttcaaataacatttctcttttaataATAACAATGCTATGCTATTGGAAAACGCAAATATGACACCTAGATACTGGCCACCATACTTATATGGTGAACAATATTGTTTTCTAAGAATGTTTTTTTAAACAGACAAACTTTTTTAATACATAGGATTtttatgactcaaaatttgaattGCGTCGTTAAGAAATTTTACTATTcattaactaaaaaaatgtagGTTGTTAAAAACTTCTTTAACATAAATCTCATTAACCAATTTTATTACTCTATTAACCATGACAACTTATTTTATATAGTTTCagaaaaatgatagaaatatataggctaaattgcatttttggtcccataactatttaggtagtatcgctttggtcccttaattaaaattcgatttattttggtcccttaacttctctcttaCACATTTTGGtaatttccgttagttttaattcaaaaacgtgttttcttaattttcttctgaaattttttcaaaattcttgttgttgaaggttatggagatgatatgaagatgaaaaagaggagcagaagatgaagaaaatctaaCGTTTTTCAATTAAAACTAACGCCTTTCTAGACGAACATTTCTTCTACATGAAGGTCAACTTACAAGTGTCGTTGTTTCCAAGGTGATATACTCCACCTTCTTCATGCTCCCGACAAGACACCACCAGTGCACCCATATTGCTCGCCAAGGCTTGTCATATCCTACACACTCTGAACATACAAACATTGTAAGAGTGAGTGATGTGTCTTACCTCACAAGTAAGTGAATAATTAATTGGAAAGATATTTTTTATCCCAAATATGACCTAATGAGTTTGGATAGAAGGCCAAATCTCCTAGGTGATAGTGGCTATACGAAGAGGTAACCTAGGAGGCAAAAAAGATATGATTTCTTAGacataaaaacaatatatttccATTACACGTTTCCTTGAAGCTTTGCTCTAAAAGTTAAGGGGTGAATCGTCTCTCctatatatgtttatatttgtGAACAACAATATTCTAAACTAATATAATCATTGCATGAAAGCAATCAAGAAGTTGTTATAAAAAACAAGTAATGTGTatacaaaatgaaagaaatagtCTATAGAATGATACCAATAGAAGAACAACACCTCATTGTGCTCCAATCAAGAGATGAAAACTGATAAAATCATGTCGATAACACTGCCAAAAAAGTTATAAAGTAGACATGTTTTGGGAGCGGTGATCGTATATCAACGAGTCAcgaaaatatgtgaaatttgGAATGGATCAGAAGAAAATCCAGTGCATTGAATATAGATTAGATTCATTGGACGtttatcattcaagtattgtGTGTCGTACACAAAATTGCCACCGCCTATGTTTCTAAATATAtaacccttttaaaaaaaaatcttaaggACCTATTTCAAATATTCATTAGTAttaattttcctttatttctaattatgttatattttttttgtacaacttgTAACAAATGTTATGATGATATGAATACAAaaaattgtaaccaaaaaaaatatgaatacaaAAAATAGTATGATTGAAACGTGAACTAATTCTCTCTCTTGAACAAGGACTAGACACCTCAACAAGCCTCCAACGGTTATAGCTTACTGCTCTACAATTTTAAAGCCTAAAGGCTCATACAAATACACACGTACTCAACTTTAAACATTAAGAGAATTATTTGCAAGAAAAGAATTAAGCTATTCAAGCTCAAAACATTCTCTTCATTTCACCAATATTCTTCAAATCCTTAAAAATATGAGGATAATCTATTTAGAGTGTGCAACATACAACTTTCTATTGTTAGGTACTAGAGTAACGTAATAATATTACACAACTAAAAATAAAGATGAGAAActttaatgttttctatatgTATAATTATCTCTATGCAGATTACATAATGAATACAAATTAAGTAGTTtctgtcccgtgagcatagttccgttggtaggacaatacattattatatgtaggggctgAAGTTCAAACCCCAAATACCcaacttattcaccttataaggtgaattctagcaaCTAGCCTCTATGCATATTagctattattattattattattattattattattattattctatttacAAGGTCAAAAGAAACTTATTCTCTTCCTTAGAATTTCTACGGTAAAAAAACTTTACCATAGTTTATTTAGTAAACCGGTTGTAGGTGTTCGCCACTTCCATCACTTAAATGTGACTTTACTTATATTCTCACAATCTTCCACTAAGTCATTTTGTGAACTTTCCATCATaagaaggtaaaaaaaaaattgaaattcctaGTTGGTATTtgaaattcttatatttttctataggaaaatacttcataaaatcCATTCTTTTTGAAAGCTCTCCAAATTTATCATCCTTacataaaataatatcaattaCTCTCTAAAATTACAACACATCAAATAATTCCCTCATCTAAATACACTATCGTCTAAGGTTATTGCTCAATAAACCTCTCAAAGTGCTCACATTTTCAGAAAAGGTAACCGCCGAGGATTACAATCCAATAAGATTTTACTAACGAAAAATCTCCATCAAGAATTACAACTCAATCGGTCGAAGACTTTGAGGGGATTATAAAGCAGTCACCCTCATCCAAATGCACTCGAATAGATACACGACAGAAGGCCAAGCTCATTGCATCAAtggttaatttaataaataaataataacattaaCCAAGAatacaatatttgatttgatttctcTAGAATGTGTAAGTGGTTTACTAAAATAGTTTTCTTAAATTTGACTGATTTTTTTAGACATACATACCAATTAAGCATACACATAAATTTTACAATGGATGTAAAAGGTTTTTGCTTGGAACTATATGAATAGATATACTAATCAACAATATGAATATTAGGTGAAAACAGAATGGAAAATATGCAATATCATATAACCTTTATATTCATAAAGCTCCATATTCAAGTAGTATTGGAATGACATATAAATTGAAATACTacaataactaaataaaatcaagaacagAAACATTAAACAAAAGCCAGTAAAAATCAATGTTATTTAAAGCCACTTTCTCATCAATCCAAAGGAGAAATAATTTCAGTTGTACGAATCCATCTTCATCTTGTCAAACTCCACTTTTTTGTTCTAGGATACATGTAGAAGAAGATCACATACTTGCCTTGATGATGGCCTCTCCATTGGTGTAGTTTTGGTGCACTGTATAGCTATTTCAAGCACTTGAAATGCTGCAAACTCTTCATAAGGTAAAAGAGGTTTGAGCTCAGGATCTACGAGTTCCTCGCGTTCAGTTCCTTTCATGTTAATGTGCATCTCCACCCATCTCACCATGTCTACACCTCCTCTAAATGCTGCATCAGTTGGTAATTTACCACTAACAAGTTCCATAAGCACGACTCCCATGCTGTATACATCGCTTTTCTCTGTTGCCTTCAAAGAGTATCCAAATTCTGAAAATAGGCAAATGTGAATCATATGGTAATagttaagataaaataaaatcacgtTTAAAAACCAAACTCAACAGATCGATTATTTGAGCTGTTCGATTGCAGTTTTGTCCCAGTTCAAGTGGTTTAAAGCAATTGAACCATGACCTGTAGGTCTTGCCAGTTGGTTGTCCAGCTCAGTTTTTAAGATGTTGATAAAATTAGAAGAACCAAAACAATTTAAATCAATGGTATATATGATCATTACCTGGAGCTATGTAACCATAAGATCCTGCGAAACAAGAAGTAGACTCGGTATTAGAATCAAGATTCTCAACGATTGCTTTCGCCAATCCAAAATCTCCCAAGTGTGCATCCATATTGGAATCTAACAATATATTGCTGGATTTGATATCCCGGTGAATGATCTTTGGCACACAATCATGATGAAGGTACTCCATTCCTTGAGCTAACCCCAAAGCAATTTTGAACCGTGTGTCCCAATCAAGGCTTCTCCTTAACTTGAGAGCATTTCCATGTAACCAATCCCAAACACTTCCATTCTCCATGAACTCATATATCAACAGATTGCAACCATTTCCTTTGTGTCTATTGCTACAACAACCAACCAGTTTCACCAAATGTCTATGCTTAATCCTCCCTAAAGTCTTCACTTCTCTTATAAAGCTTTTATGCAACAGATATTCGTCTTTCAATGAAATCTTCTTGACAGCAACAGTCTCACCGGTAGGCAATTCAACTCTGTAGACTGTTCCAGAACCTCCAGAACCGATTATGATTTCATCACTCAAATTGTTTGTAGCATCCATGATTTCTTGCCACCTGTATTCTCTCCGTCCACCTGTACTTAAAGGGAACAACGGCCGTTTCTGCACCTGTGATGAAGAGGAGGAGAAAACACACTCTAATTCACTGCCTTTCTTCAGAAGTTCTTGCCTATTTCTCAAGAAGATTTTCACTGCTAGAACAAGTAGTGCAATTGCAGCTAGAGTTGACAAGGCAGAGATTATAATCACTGATTTCTCACTTAACCTCGATAGCCTATTACGGGAAGCACCACAGCTACCAAGAGAGGCTCCACAAAGATGAAGGTTTCCTACAAATGCCTCGTACGGCCAGCGGGAGAATCGCTTATTCAATGCACCTTGAAAGTTATTATAAGAGATATCCAGCTTTTCCAAGCTACTCATTTCACCGATGTTTGAAGGAACTTCTCCAGTGAGTTGATTGTGAGATAGATCAAGTGCTTCCAATTTCGCCAACGTGCCAACAGAAAATGGAACCTGACCAGAGAGATTATTGTAACTGAGGTCTAAAGCAACTTGGAGATTTTGAAGACTCCCAACCTCATCTGGTATGTCACCACTAAAGACGTTTCTAGATAGATTGAGCTCATATAGATTTCTCAAATTACCTATTGCATGAGGGATTGGTCCACTAAAATTATTTTGGTCAAGTCTTAGGACATTAAGCGATTCAAGTTCGTCTAAACCATCCGGGAGACTTCCATCAAGAGAATTGTTATTCAAGGAAAGAACTAACAACATAGGTAATTTGAATAGGCCTAACGGGAAAGGCCCAGAAAATTGATTGAATGCAAGATTAACCTTTCCCAACTTAGGCAAATTTCCAAGCCATGCTGGTACTTGACCAACAAGTAGGTTATTGCTTAAATCAATAGAGGCAAGTTTGTTACACAAAGATAGTTCATCTGGTATTGGTCCTATGAGTGAATTTCCTGAGAGATCTAACAAAGATAATTCAGTGATTTTTCCTAATGTCCGCGGAATTTCACCAGAAAACTTGTTACCGCCTAGTCTTAGCCTATTAAGAGAAAAAGAGTTTCCCAAATTTGAAGGAATTTCACCATCAAACACATTACCTGTGacatcaaaagaaagaaaatctcTGGAGCTACACAATGGAGCCAAACTTCCATTCAGCCTATTCTTTGAAAGATTAACTCTTGTCAAATTTGCTACATTCACCATTTGCTGAGGAATACCACCTTCAAGAGAATTGTTGTAAAGCATGAACTGCTTCAAATCTTTAAGGTACCCGAATGTCGCGGGAATTCCACCAGAGAGGTTATTATCAGCCAAATCCAACACACTTAGTTTATGACAATTCCCAAGTGTAGCTGGAATCTCACCAACAAGATCATTTTTCCTAAGATGAAGAAAACTCAATTGCCTTAACCTTCCAATAGTGATTGGAATTCTTCCACCAAAATGGTTACCAAAGAAATCAACCATTTGCAATTCTGAACAATTACCAATCTCCATAGGTATCTccccagaaaactgattttcaTAAAGATACAAAATTTCCAACTTTCCAAGCCTTCCAATCTCTTTAGGCAAAGCACCATGCAACTTGTTATGATACAATGCAAGTAAATGCATGTTACTCAAATTCCCTATGAAAGGTGAAATTGAACCAACCAAACTATTGTTATAAAGCAAAATTTCAGTTAAATTCACCAAACCATAAATCTCAAGAGGTATTGTTCCATTGAGATAATTGTTTGATAAATCAATTTGCTTCAATGATTTACATTGACTCAACTCAGATGGAATTTCACCATGAAGTCCACTTCTAGATATTATTAAATGCTCTAAACTTTTTGACTTGTAACATAAAGTTTTTGGAATATTTCCATTTAAAGGGTTACCAGAAAGAACTAAGGATTGTAACCTAGACATGTTGGTAAACTCTCTTGGAATTTCTCCACTGAATTTGTTCGTTGACAAGTCAAGATCTACAAGATTACCCAATTGAGATAGAGAAATTGGAATGTGACCCTCAAGTTTGTTTTCCATCACATTGAGATATTTGAGTTTACACATTTCACCGAGTTGACTCGGTAACTCACCTGTTAAGGTATTTTTTGCAAGGCTGAGGATTTCAAGGTTTCTGAGTCGACTCAATTGACTCAGGATTGTTCCATTGAGTTCGTTTTCAGCTCCAGTGAAGTTGATGAGGCTTGAACAGTTGCCTAACTCGGATGGAATAGAACCGGTTAACTTATTGTCTTGAATAATAAGATTCTTTAACTCAGTGAGTCGACCGAGTTGACTCGGGATCGAACCGTTGAGTTTGCATGAAGCTAACCCAAGGGTGACAAGTTTAACAAGATTGCCTAATGAAGAGGGAATTTCACCACTGAGTTGATTATCACCGAGTCGCAAAAATCGGAGATTCACTAACGAGCCAAATTCAGCGGGAATTTGACTCGTGAGTTGGTTGGAGAACAAAAGCAAAGATTCTAGTTTAGTAAGTTTGGAGAGAGAAGGTGGAATGGGACCCACAATATGGTTTGATGAAAGATCAAGGTGAGTTAGGTTTTGTAAAAGACCGATAAAAGGTGAAATTGACCCAGTGAGTTTTGAGTTAGACAAAACGAGTCTAACTATGTCACGACTCACCGAGTCACATGAAATACCTCTCCAAGTACAGTAATCGGTGTTGTTTTCAGACCAAGTACTAAGAACATTTTCAGGGTCTTCTGTAAAAGATGATTTCACCTCCAAAAGCACATTCAAAGTGGTTTTATCATTATCATGACAAAGGACTAATAGAACACAAGAGAAGAAGCATAAGAGAAAAAGTATCGATACTTTCATTGTTAATGCTATTTTTGGTTTAAGCTAGTTTGAAAAGAATTGTCACAAACGTAGAAAAATA
Proteins encoded in this window:
- the LOC120578161 gene encoding LRR receptor-like serine/threonine-protein kinase GSO1 codes for the protein MKVSILFLLCFFSCVLLVLCHDNDKTTLNVLLEVKSSFTEDPENVLSTWSENNTDYCTWRGISCDSVSRDIVRLVLSNSKLTGSISPFIGLLQNLTHLDLSSNHIVGPIPPSLSKLTKLESLLLFSNQLTSQIPAEFGSLVNLRFLRLGDNQLSGEIPSSLGNLVKLVTLGLASCKLNGSIPSQLGRLTELKNLIIQDNKLTGSIPSELGNCSSLINFTGAENELNGTILSQLSRLRNLEILSLAKNTLTGELPSQLGEMCKLKYLNVMENKLEGHIPISLSQLGNLVDLDLSTNKFSGEIPREFTNMSRLQSLVLSGNPLNGNIPKTLCYKSKSLEHLIISRSGLHGEIPSELSQCKSLKQIDLSNNYLNGTIPLEIYGLVNLTEILLYNNSLVGSISPFIGNLSNMHLLALYHNKLHGALPKEIGRLGKLEILYLYENQFSGEIPMEIGNCSELQMVDFFGNHFGGRIPITIGRLRQLSFLHLRKNDLVGEIPATLGNCHKLSVLDLADNNLSGGIPATFGYLKDLKQFMLYNNSLEGGIPQQMVNVANLTRVNLSKNRLNGSLAPLCSSRDFLSFDVTGNVFDGEIPSNLGNSFSLNRLRLGGNKFSGEIPRTLGKITELSLLDLSGNSLIGPIPDELSLCNKLASIDLSNNLLVGQVPAWLGNLPKLGKVNLAFNQFSGPFPLGLFKLPMLLVLSLNNNSLDGSLPDGLDELESLNVLRLDQNNFSGPIPHAIGNLRNLYELNLSRNVFSGDIPDEVGSLQNLQVALDLSYNNLSGQVPFSVGTLAKLEALDLSHNQLTGEVPSNIGEMSSLEKLDISYNNFQGALNKRFSRWPYEAFVGNLHLCGASLGSCGASRNRLSRLSEKSVIIISALSTLAAIALLVLAVKIFLRNRQELLKKGSELECVFSSSSSQVQKRPLFPLSTGGRREYRWQEIMDATNNLSDEIIIGSGGSGTVYRVELPTGETVAVKKISLKDEYLLHKSFIREVKTLGRIKHRHLVKLVGCCSNRHKGNGCNLLIYEFMENGSVWDWLHGNALKLRRSLDWDTRFKIALGLAQGMEYLHHDCVPKIIHRDIKSSNILLDSNMDAHLGDFGLAKAIVENLDSNTESTSCFAGSYGYIAPEFGYSLKATEKSDVYSMGVVLMELVSGKLPTDAAFRGGVDMVRWVEMHINMKGTEREELVDPELKPLLPYEEFAAFQVLEIAIQCTKTTPMERPSSRQVCDLLLHVS